A genome region from Oenanthe melanoleuca isolate GR-GAL-2019-014 chromosome 2, OMel1.0, whole genome shotgun sequence includes the following:
- the COLEC12 gene encoding LOW QUALITY PROTEIN: collectin-12 (The sequence of the model RefSeq protein was modified relative to this genomic sequence to represent the inferred CDS: inserted 1 base in 1 codon), protein MKDDFAEEEEVQSFGYKRFGIQEGSQCTKCKNNWALKFSIILLYILCALLTITVAILGYKVVEKMDNVTGGLETSHRRYTEKLTEVESDLKKLDDQAGQKALNTNTELSSFRSDILALRQQLHDIAEKTTRNKDTLEKLQESGNVLDDRQNQMKSALDSNSFMIISVNKTLQAYTGYINNLQQDTSNIQTNLQSQEHSHNVIIMSLNNLNLTQIQQRNLISDLQKSMEDTSSAILRIRNDFQNLQQVILQARKDTDWLKEKVHNLQALAANNSAMAKANNDTLEDMNNQLSSFSGQMENITTIAQANEQSLKDLQEQHKGDENRTAAKFSHLEERFQVFETDIVNIISNISYTAHHLRTLTSNLNEVRTTCTDTLSKHSDELIFMNSTLANIRIDSASLKVQQDLMRSRLDVEVANLSVIMEEMKLVDSKHGQLIKNFTILQGPPGPRGPKGDRGPQGPLGPAGLKGQKGDRGEPGPPGPVGEKGPPGPAGPPGEKGGKGSRGSPGSKGQRGSPGKTGLPGPNGDPGPPGPPGKDGPPGPQGPPGFQGLQGTVGSPGLPGPRGMTGLPGVPGLPGPKGPPGPPGPPGPGMPMALQSEPTPVPEANGCSPHWKNYTEKCYYFSIEREIFEEAKLFCEERASRLVIINNKEEQQWIKRQIFGKGSFWIGLTDSEXENEWRWLDGSLPVYTNWKTGQPDNWSHGHGPGEDCAGLIYAGLWNDFYCEDVNNFICEKDMDKGQILGV, encoded by the exons GTATTCAGGAGGGGAGCCAATGTACCAAGTGTAAAAATAACTGGGCACTGAAGTTCTCCATCAtcttattatatattttatgtgCCCTGTTAACAATCACAGTAGCCATTCTGGGATACAAAG TTGTAGAAAAAATGGACAATGTGACAGGTGGCCTGGAAACATCCCACAGAAGATACACAGAAAAGCTCACAGAAGTGGAGAGTGATCTGAAGAAATTAG ATGATCAAGCTGGACAAAAAGCCTTGAATACTAACACTGAACTGTCCAGCTTCAGATCTGACATTCTGGCTCTTCGTCAGCAACTTCATGACATTGCAGAGAAAACTACCAGAAACAAAGATACACTGGAGAAGCTGCAAGAGTCTGGAAATGTATTAGATGATAGACAGAACCAAATGAAAAGTGCCTTAGATAGTAACTCTTTCATGATCATCAGTGTCAATAAGACTCTTCAGGCATATACTGGGTATATCAACAATCTTCAACAAGACACAAGTAATATACAAACAAACCTTCAAAGCCAAGAGCATTCTCATAATGTGATCATCATGAGCCTGAACAACTTAAACCTGACTCAAATACAGCAAAGAAATCTTATCAGTGACTTACAGAAGTCAATGGAAGATACAAGCTCAGCTATTCTAAGAATCAGGAATGACTTTCAAAATCTGCAGCAGGTTATCCTTCAGGCCCGGAAGGACACTGACTGGCTTAAGGAGAAAGTACACAATTTGCAGGCTTTGGCTGCCAACAACTCAGCAATGGCAAAAGCCAACAATGATACACTTGAAGACATGAACAATCAGCTCAGCTCTTTCAGTGGGCAGATGGAGAACATCACCACAATTGCCCAAGCCAACGAACAAAGTCTAAAGGATCTCCAGGAACAGCATAAAGGAGATGAAAACAGAACTGCTGCCAAATTCAGCCATCTAGAAGAAAGGTTCCAGGTCTTTGAAACCGATATAGTCAATATCATCAGCAACATCAGCTACACTGCTCATCACCTACGGACACTGACGAGCAATCTCAATGAGGTCAGGACAACCTGTACGGACACCTTAAGTAAACACTCGGACGAGCTGATTTTTATGAACAGCACGCTAGCCAATATTCGCATAGACTCTGCATCTCTTAAGGTGCAACAGGATTTGATGAGATCAAGGTTAGATGTTGAAGTTGCCAATTTGTCAGTAATCATGGAAGAAATGAAGCTGGTGGATTCCAAACATGGCCAGCTCATCAAGAACTTCACTATTCTACAAG GCCCTCCTGGTCCAAGGGGACCTAAAGGTGACAGAGGCCCTCAAGGTCCTCTTGGCCCCGCTGGTCTAAAAGgacaaaaaggagacagaggagagCCCGGACCACCAGGACCTGTGGGTGAGAAGGGCCCACCCGGGCCAGCCGGGCCaccaggagaaaaaggagggaaaggttCAAGAGGATCGCCTGGCTCCAAAGGTCAGAGAGGTTCTCCTGGCAAGACAGGTCTGCCTGGGCCAAATGGAGAcccagggccaccagggccaccaggCAAGGATGGTCCGCCAGGGCCTCAAGGCCCACCAGGATTCCAAGGCCTGCAGGGAACAGTGGGAAGCCCGGGGTTACCAGGACCACGAGGGATGACTGGACTGCCTGGAGTCCCTGGGCTGCCTGGTCCGAAGGGCCCACCCGGCCCACCGGGGCCACCAGGTCCAGGGATGCCAATGGCACTGCAGAGTGAGCCCACGCCCGTACCCGAGGCTAATG GTTGTTCTCCCCACTGGAAGAACTACACGGAAAAGTGCTACTACTTTTCGattgaaagagaaatttttgaAGAGGCAAAGTTGTTCTGTGAAGAGAGAGCATCACGCTTGGTTATCATCAACAACAAAGAGGAGCAG CAATGGataaaaaggcagatttttgGGAAAGGCAGCTTCTGGATTGGACTAACAGATTCAG AGGAAAACGAATGGAGATGGTTGGATGGATCCTTGCCAGTTTACAC AAACTGGAAAACTGGGCAGCCTGATAACTGGAGTCACGGGCACGGGCCAGGGGAAGATTGTGCCGGGTTGATCTATGCTGGGCTCTGGAATGACTTCTACTGTGAAGATGTTAACAATTTCATTTGTGAAAAAGACATGGACAAAG GGCAAATTCTTGGAGTGTAA